GCGGTGCGGAACATGTCCATGCTTGTGGTGGAGTCGAGTCCTTGGAATGCGAATGATTTTGGGATTCCTTATCCCACCTATTTTCACCCTGCTAAGGATGATGATGTCTTCATTTGGCAGGAGAGGATGCGGAGGTTGGAGAGGAAGTGGTTGTTTTCTTTCGCCGGGGCTCCACGTCCGGATAACCCGAAATCGATTCGGGGGCAGATTATTGATCAGTGTAAGAGATCCAAGGTGGGTAAGTTGTTGGAGTGTGATTTTGGTGAGAGTAAATGTGATTCCCCGAGCAGCATAGTGCAGATATTTCAAGGGTCACTTTTCTGCCTTCAGCCTCAAGGGGATTCCTATACCCGACGATCTGCTTTTGATTCAATGCTAGTTGGGTGTATACCTGTGTTTTTTCATCTGGGTTCGGCTTACACTCAATACACTTGGCACCTTCCCAAGAATTATACTAAGTACTCGGTGTTCATTCCAGAGGACGATATTCGGGCAGGGGAGGTAAAAATTGCATCTGTAGGTTCTTAGATGTATTTTATTACTGACTCAAATGGTTTCCCTGAATTAGGGAAGAATTAAAGCTATAAAATAATTGCTGGATTGTTGCTACGATCTTACTCCAGTGCATGTACCTGAGTTTATTGAGCAGGCTTTCTCGTTGAAAACCACTAGCATGGAGAGATATCGCTGCTTTCTACAGTTTTgttatatagattttttttcctGATATCTGTCATATGTATTTCTAGATG
This sequence is a window from Vigna angularis cultivar LongXiaoDou No.4 chromosome 2, ASM1680809v1, whole genome shotgun sequence. Protein-coding genes within it:
- the LOC108327340 gene encoding xyloglucan galactosyltransferase MUR3, encoding MSMLVVESSPWNANDFGIPYPTYFHPAKDDDVFIWQERMRRLERKWLFSFAGAPRPDNPKSIRGQIIDQCKRSKVGKLLECDFGESKCDSPSSIVQIFQGSLFCLQPQGDSYTRRSAFDSMLVGCIPVFFHLGSAYTQYTWHLPKNYTKYSVFIPEDDIRAGEVKIASVGS